Proteins from a single region of Pseudomonas sp. BSw22131:
- a CDS encoding asparaginase, translating to MKSTALNTASNNTASKNTAPKYIAPNAFVPRALTLCLLLTPALSWADTAVQPPSEKTRLANVVILATGGTIAGAGASTANSATYQAAKVGVDKLIAGVPELNALANVRGEQVMQIASESISNENLLQLGKRVAELADSPDVDGIVITHGTDTLEETAYFLNLVEKTEKPIVVVGSMRPGTAMSADGMLNLYDAVAVASSEEARGKGVLVTMNDEILSGRDVSKMVNIKTEAFKSPWGALGMVVEGKSYWFRLPAKRHTQNSEFDIKQISSLPQVDIAYSYGNVTDTAYKALAQSGAKAIIHAGTGNGSVSSKVVPGLQALRKDGVQIIRSSHVNAGGFVLRNAEQPDDKYDWVVAHDLNPQKARILAMVGLTKTNDSKELQRMFWEY from the coding sequence ATGAAAAGCACAGCACTGAACACTGCTTCTAACAACACTGCCTCGAAGAACACTGCTCCGAAATACATTGCCCCGAACGCTTTCGTACCTCGTGCACTCACCTTGTGCCTGCTGCTGACCCCGGCCCTGAGCTGGGCGGACACGGCAGTGCAACCACCCTCGGAAAAAACCCGGCTGGCTAATGTGGTGATTCTCGCCACCGGAGGCACCATTGCCGGCGCAGGGGCCAGCACCGCCAACAGCGCGACTTATCAGGCAGCCAAGGTCGGTGTCGATAAACTGATTGCCGGCGTACCTGAGTTGAACGCCTTGGCTAACGTGCGCGGCGAGCAAGTAATGCAGATAGCGTCGGAAAGCATCAGCAACGAAAACCTGTTGCAGTTGGGCAAGCGCGTCGCTGAACTGGCGGACAGCCCTGACGTCGATGGCATCGTCATTACCCACGGCACGGATACGCTTGAAGAAACCGCGTATTTCCTGAATCTGGTAGAGAAGACCGAAAAGCCCATTGTGGTCGTTGGCTCGATGCGCCCCGGCACGGCCATGTCGGCTGATGGCATGCTGAATCTCTACGATGCAGTGGCCGTTGCCAGCAGCGAAGAAGCTCGCGGCAAAGGCGTTTTGGTGACCATGAACGACGAGATCCTGTCGGGGCGTGATGTCAGCAAGATGGTCAACATCAAGACTGAGGCGTTCAAAAGTCCGTGGGGCGCGCTGGGGATGGTGGTAGAAGGCAAATCTTACTGGTTCCGCCTGCCTGCGAAACGTCACACGCAGAATTCAGAATTCGATATCAAACAGATCAGCAGCCTGCCACAGGTAGACATCGCCTACTCCTACGGCAATGTTACCGACACCGCCTACAAGGCACTGGCCCAGTCAGGCGCCAAAGCGATCATCCACGCGGGCACCGGCAACGGCTCGGTCTCGTCCAAAGTAGTACCCGGCCTGCAAGCCTTGCGCAAGGACGGTGTCCAGATCATTCGCTCCTCTCACGTCAACGCAGGTGGATTCGTGTTGCGCAACGCAGAGCAGCCGGATGACAAATACGACTGGGTCGTTGCGCACGATCTGAATCCTCAGAAAGCGCGCATCCTGGCCATGGTCGGGTTGACCAAAACCAACGACAGCAAAGAGCTGCAACGCATGTTCTGGGAATATTGA
- a CDS encoding YgdI/YgdR family lipoprotein, with the protein MNIKQLALPAVLACCAMLAGCSTATVVTLQNGTQYVTKDVPKTKSKDGFYEFEDISGKMVKVRADEVATVKQED; encoded by the coding sequence ATGAATATCAAACAGTTAGCGCTGCCAGCCGTTCTCGCGTGTTGCGCAATGCTCGCCGGTTGCTCGACCGCTACCGTTGTCACGCTTCAAAACGGCACCCAGTACGTGACCAAGGATGTGCCGAAGACCAAGTCTAAAGATGGCTTCTACGAGTTCGAAGATATTTCCGGGAAAATGGTCAAGGTCCGCGCTGACGAAGTCGCGACGGTCAAGCAGGAGGACTGA
- a CDS encoding DUF1654 domain-containing protein: MSKNTSAAQAPGPYERLGIRIQKIINSTTAQKSRSALIFRLPDETEDDWNQLLGEIAENDNVTLAYRDDGGIQVFWTLPKED; this comes from the coding sequence GTGTCAAAAAACACCTCCGCAGCCCAGGCTCCCGGCCCTTATGAGCGTCTGGGCATTCGTATCCAGAAGATCATCAATTCCACGACTGCACAGAAATCCAGATCCGCGTTGATCTTCCGCCTGCCCGACGAGACAGAGGACGACTGGAATCAGTTACTCGGAGAGATCGCCGAGAACGACAACGTCACGCTCGCCTACCGCGACGACGGCGGCATCCAAGTGTTTTGGACGCTGCCCAAGGAAGATTGA
- a CDS encoding endonuclease I family protein → MRLNGLILLCASVLWAASLAAHAEAPRTFSEAKKVAWGLYAPQSTEFYCGCKYTGNKVDLAACGYIPRKNATRAKRIEWEHIVPAWQIGHQRRCWQNGGRKNCTRNDQVYKRAEADLHNLVPSIGEVNGDRNNFSFGWLPEHPGQYGSCLTQVDFKAKKVMPRPSVRGMIARTYFYMSKQYNLRISRQDEQLYQAWNKTYPVEGWERQRNQRVACVMGHGNDFVGPVNLKACG, encoded by the coding sequence ATGAGACTCAACGGTTTGATCCTCCTCTGCGCCAGCGTCTTGTGGGCCGCATCGCTAGCGGCGCACGCCGAAGCGCCGCGCACATTCAGCGAGGCCAAGAAAGTCGCATGGGGCCTCTACGCGCCACAGTCGACGGAATTCTATTGTGGCTGCAAATACACCGGCAATAAGGTCGACCTGGCCGCTTGCGGGTACATTCCGCGCAAAAATGCAACGCGGGCCAAACGCATAGAGTGGGAACACATCGTGCCCGCCTGGCAAATCGGCCATCAGCGTCGGTGCTGGCAAAACGGTGGACGCAAGAACTGCACCCGCAATGATCAGGTTTACAAGCGTGCCGAAGCCGATTTGCACAACCTTGTGCCGAGCATCGGGGAAGTGAATGGGGACCGGAATAACTTCAGTTTCGGTTGGCTTCCAGAGCACCCCGGTCAATACGGCTCTTGCCTGACACAAGTCGATTTCAAGGCAAAAAAAGTGATGCCAAGGCCGTCTGTTCGCGGCATGATCGCACGCACTTATTTCTATATGAGCAAGCAGTACAACCTGCGTATTTCGCGTCAGGACGAGCAGCTTTATCAGGCCTGGAACAAAACCTATCCGGTTGAAGGCTGGGAGCGTCAACGCAATCAGCGAGTAGCCTGCGTGATGGGTCATGGTAATGATTTCGTCGGTCCTGTGAACCTCAAGGCATGCGGCTGA
- a CDS encoding DUF6555 family protein: MNEYKEFEIHYQFRGETRHFCHQANFLSESEALYFATLHAGVGGLEGNVSARPVRLAIIQAEDLGITKVQCKRT; this comes from the coding sequence ATGAACGAGTACAAGGAATTTGAAATTCATTACCAGTTTCGCGGCGAAACCCGGCACTTCTGCCATCAGGCAAACTTTTTGAGTGAAAGCGAGGCGCTGTACTTCGCCACGCTGCACGCCGGCGTTGGAGGACTGGAGGGCAACGTGTCGGCGCGCCCCGTCAGATTGGCGATTATCCAGGCCGAAGATCTGGGCATCACCAAGGTTCAGTGCAAACGCACATAG
- the map gene encoding type I methionyl aminopeptidase → MSMSISIKSEEDLIGLRVAGRLAAQVLAMITPHVQAGISTEALDDICNDFIVNKLKVIPANVGYHGFTKTTCISPNTVVCHGIPAPGDILKDGDIVNIDVAVIKDGWYGDTSRMYAVGEISPLARRLVDTTYEATLAGIHAVKPGATLGDIGNAIQTVAHREGFSVVREYCGHGIGRKYHEEPQILHYGAAGKGLRLKPGMVFTIEPMINAGKPGTHVLNDGWTVLTRDSSLSAQWEHMVAVTQTGFELLTPWPEGTGNYPEVQSGGKRTEQA, encoded by the coding sequence ATCTCAATGAGCATCAGTATCAAGAGCGAAGAGGACCTGATCGGGCTGCGCGTTGCAGGGAGACTGGCAGCGCAGGTGCTGGCGATGATCACGCCACACGTCCAGGCCGGCATCAGCACCGAAGCGCTGGATGACATTTGCAATGACTTCATCGTCAATAAGTTGAAAGTGATCCCGGCCAACGTGGGTTATCACGGTTTTACCAAAACCACCTGTATTTCCCCCAACACAGTGGTCTGCCACGGCATCCCTGCGCCGGGCGATATCCTGAAGGATGGCGATATCGTCAATATCGACGTTGCGGTCATCAAGGACGGTTGGTACGGCGACACCAGTCGGATGTACGCGGTGGGCGAGATCAGTCCGCTGGCCAGACGTTTGGTCGACACTACGTATGAGGCGACGCTCGCAGGCATCCACGCTGTGAAACCAGGCGCGACGTTGGGGGACATAGGCAACGCGATTCAGACCGTTGCACACCGCGAAGGCTTTAGCGTGGTTCGGGAATACTGCGGACACGGCATCGGCCGCAAGTATCACGAAGAGCCGCAGATCTTGCACTACGGCGCGGCGGGTAAAGGGTTGCGCCTCAAGCCAGGCATGGTGTTCACCATCGAGCCAATGATCAATGCCGGCAAGCCAGGCACCCATGTGCTGAATGATGGGTGGACTGTCTTGACCCGCGATTCATCGCTGTCTGCGCAGTGGGAGCACATGGTCGCTGTCACGCAGACTGGCTTCGAATTGCTGACACCCTGGCCGGAAGGCACTGGCAATTATCCGGAGGTTCAGAGCGGCGGAAAGCGGACGGAACAGGCATGA
- a CDS encoding ParD-like family protein, which yields MGLVKISEQMHANIRSVSAALSRSINAQAEHWMRIGMLAELHPGLNYSEICQLLIRLEASGGVLSSLPSDDFNPSIMQSRAVSQ from the coding sequence ATGGGTCTGGTCAAGATATCCGAACAGATGCACGCCAATATTCGTTCGGTCAGTGCAGCACTTAGCCGTTCTATCAACGCGCAAGCGGAGCACTGGATGCGCATCGGCATGCTTGCCGAGCTTCATCCGGGCTTGAATTACAGCGAAATATGCCAGTTGCTGATCCGGCTCGAAGCCTCGGGCGGCGTGCTTTCCAGCTTGCCCTCCGACGATTTCAATCCTTCCATCATGCAGTCCAGGGCGGTATCTCAATGA
- a CDS encoding helix-turn-helix domain-containing protein: MKDLGSRLKETRKSMGLSQQDFGAIGGVEANAQGKYESGERIPRSDYLAALNQKGIDVLYILSGKKTPMDHESLNDEERRIITHYRELSEDDKEAISQLATSLSECKTPS, encoded by the coding sequence ATGAAAGATCTTGGTTCGCGGTTGAAAGAGACCCGTAAAAGCATGGGCCTTTCGCAACAGGATTTTGGTGCGATTGGTGGCGTTGAGGCCAATGCGCAGGGGAAGTACGAAAGTGGCGAGCGCATCCCTCGTTCAGATTATCTGGCGGCACTCAATCAAAAAGGCATTGATGTGCTGTACATCCTCTCCGGTAAAAAAACGCCGATGGATCATGAGTCTTTGAACGATGAGGAACGGCGCATCATTACTCACTATCGTGAGCTGAGTGAGGATGACAAGGAGGCAATTTCACAGTTGGCGACCTCCTTGTCCGAGTGCAAAACCCCGTCTTGA
- a CDS encoding Ldh family oxidoreductase yields the protein MSSPPANVELQTLSFVELTALLEQIFVRHGTSPEVAAVLANNCASAERDGSHSHGIFRIRGYLSSLAAGWVDGQVVPKVEDVGAAFVRVDAGGGFAQPALEVAKALLIAKARSAGIAILAIRNSHHFAALWPDVEPFAEQGLVALSVVNSMTCVVPHDAQQPLFGTNPIAFAAPRAGGQPIVFDMATSAIAHGDVQIAAREGRLLPEGMGVDRAGEPTCDPKAILDGGALLPFGGYKGSALSMMVELLAAALTGGNFSFEFDWSKHPGAQTPWTGQLIIVIDPDKGRGQDFAARSEELVRQMHGVGQTRMPGDRRYAQRAKSLVSGIGLPRFDLDHLRQLAGV from the coding sequence ATGTCTTCACCACCCGCCAACGTAGAGCTGCAGACCCTTTCATTCGTCGAACTGACAGCGCTGCTGGAGCAGATTTTCGTGCGTCACGGCACCTCGCCTGAAGTGGCTGCCGTGCTGGCGAACAACTGTGCAAGCGCCGAGCGCGATGGCTCGCACAGTCACGGGATTTTCCGGATCAGGGGCTATTTGTCGTCACTGGCCGCCGGCTGGGTGGACGGGCAGGTTGTACCGAAGGTTGAAGATGTGGGCGCCGCGTTCGTGAGGGTAGATGCAGGTGGCGGGTTCGCCCAGCCCGCACTTGAAGTCGCGAAAGCGCTGCTGATCGCTAAGGCCCGGAGCGCCGGGATCGCGATTCTGGCGATTCGTAATTCGCACCACTTTGCAGCCTTGTGGCCCGATGTCGAACCCTTCGCCGAGCAAGGTCTGGTGGCGTTGAGCGTGGTCAACAGCATGACGTGTGTGGTGCCGCATGATGCGCAGCAGCCATTGTTCGGCACCAACCCCATCGCTTTCGCTGCGCCGCGGGCGGGCGGTCAGCCGATCGTCTTTGACATGGCCACCAGCGCCATCGCGCACGGTGACGTGCAGATCGCCGCGAGGGAAGGGCGCCTTCTGCCGGAGGGCATGGGCGTGGATCGCGCAGGTGAGCCAACCTGCGACCCGAAGGCCATCCTCGACGGCGGAGCGCTGCTGCCATTTGGTGGCTATAAAGGGTCGGCCCTTTCAATGATGGTCGAGTTGCTGGCGGCCGCCTTGACCGGTGGGAATTTCTCGTTCGAATTCGACTGGTCTAAACACCCCGGCGCGCAGACCCCGTGGACCGGTCAATTGATCATCGTCATCGATCCCGACAAAGGCCGTGGGCAGGATTTTGCTGCGCGCAGTGAAGAGCTGGTGAGGCAAATGCATGGGGTGGGGCAGACGCGCATGCCGGGGGACCGACGTTACGCACAGCGCGCTAAATCTTTGGTCAGCGGCATCGGGTTGCCCCGTTTCGATCTGGATCATCTCAGGCAACTGGCAGGCGTCTAG
- a CDS encoding aspartate/glutamate racemase family protein — translation MRILVVNVNTTESITEAIAAQARSVAAPGTEIVGLTPHFGADSIEGNFESYLAALAVMDRVLSYDQPYDAVIQAGYGEHGREGLQELLDVPVVDITEAGASLAMLLGHAYSVVTTLDRTVPLIEDRLKLAGLFERCASVRASGLAVLELEQDPQRAVDAIVSQAEQAVRDDKAEVICLGCGGMAGLDEQIRKRAGVPVVDGVTAAVMLAESLVRLGLSTSKVRTYAKPRPKTITGWPGTFRR, via the coding sequence ATGCGCATTCTCGTCGTCAACGTCAACACCACTGAATCCATCACCGAAGCCATTGCCGCTCAAGCCCGTTCCGTGGCGGCGCCAGGCACAGAAATCGTCGGCCTCACACCGCATTTTGGCGCCGATTCAATTGAAGGCAATTTCGAAAGCTATCTGGCGGCACTTGCCGTTATGGACCGCGTGCTGTCCTACGACCAACCGTACGACGCAGTGATTCAGGCAGGCTACGGAGAGCATGGCCGAGAGGGTTTGCAGGAACTGCTGGACGTGCCGGTGGTTGACATTACCGAGGCTGGCGCGAGTCTGGCGATGCTGCTCGGCCACGCGTATTCGGTGGTGACCACGCTGGACCGGACCGTGCCGCTGATCGAAGACCGATTGAAGCTCGCTGGCTTGTTTGAACGTTGCGCCTCGGTGCGCGCCAGCGGTCTGGCGGTGCTTGAGCTTGAGCAAGATCCGCAGCGTGCCGTCGACGCCATCGTCTCCCAGGCCGAACAGGCGGTGAGAGACGACAAGGCCGAAGTGATCTGTCTGGGATGCGGAGGTATGGCCGGTCTGGACGAGCAGATTCGCAAGCGCGCCGGAGTGCCGGTGGTGGATGGCGTGACCGCTGCAGTGATGCTCGCTGAATCGCTGGTACGCCTGGGCTTGTCGACGTCCAAGGTCAGGACCTACGCCAAGCCCAGGCCCAAAACAATCACGGGCTGGCCAGGCACCTTCAGGCGCTGA
- a CDS encoding GNAT family N-acetyltransferase, which yields MSVRIELSNNPTEEERLAILEPLRGYNAAQAGDGQSEKLALFVRDEHDDSIIGGLHARVLYRWLFIELLVVPEQTRGQGMGTTLMNMAEDLARERGCVGIWLDTFDFQAPEFYRKHGYSEFGQIQDYPPGHKRFFFQKRLTPQEK from the coding sequence ATGAGCGTGCGGATCGAACTCAGTAACAACCCAACCGAAGAAGAACGCCTGGCAATTCTTGAGCCGCTGAGGGGCTACAACGCGGCGCAGGCAGGCGATGGCCAGTCTGAAAAGCTGGCGCTGTTTGTTCGCGACGAACACGACGACAGCATCATTGGCGGCCTGCATGCACGGGTGCTCTATCGCTGGTTGTTTATTGAGTTACTGGTGGTGCCCGAACAGACGCGAGGGCAGGGCATGGGCACCACGTTGATGAACATGGCTGAAGATCTGGCACGTGAGCGAGGCTGTGTTGGCATCTGGCTCGATACGTTTGATTTTCAAGCGCCTGAGTTCTATCGCAAGCACGGTTACAGCGAGTTTGGGCAGATTCAAGACTACCCACCGGGTCACAAGCGCTTCTTTTTTCAGAAACGCCTGACACCTCAGGAAAAATAG
- a CDS encoding PepSY domain-containing protein, which translates to MIKKLTAAILATAALATAQVALADKPAAGWITIEKAIEKAKSAGYTEIYKIEADDHGYWEGEGRKADSLTYEFRIDGMSGNVLRDQKD; encoded by the coding sequence ATGATCAAGAAACTTACTGCTGCCATCCTCGCCACCGCCGCCCTTGCCACTGCTCAGGTCGCCTTGGCCGACAAGCCTGCTGCTGGCTGGATCACGATCGAAAAAGCCATCGAAAAAGCCAAATCCGCCGGCTACACCGAGATCTACAAGATCGAAGCCGATGACCACGGTTACTGGGAAGGCGAAGGTCGCAAGGCCGACAGCCTGACCTACGAGTTCCGCATCGACGGCATGTCGGGCAACGTACTTCGCGATCAGAAAGACTGA
- a CDS encoding monovalent cation:proton antiporter-2 (CPA2) family protein, which yields MPHEGSLLQAAVVFLFAAVLAVPLAKRLQLGAVIGYLIAGVIIGPAVLGLIGNPQSVAHISELGVVLLLFIIGLELSPKRLWVMRKSVFGVGLAQVLVTGVVIGATALFAFGQPLNTAVVLGLGLALSSTAFGLQSLAERKELNAPHGRLAFAILLFQDIAAIPLIAMVPLLAGAGHDASSGNSLTHGLQVLGVIAIVVIGGRYLLRPVFRIVARTKLQEVSTATALLVVIGTAWLMDLVGVSMALGAFLAGLLLADSEYRHEIESQIEPFKGLLLGLFFISVGMGANISLLFSTPVTVIGLTLLLIALKLPLLFIVGRLAGGLGKQSALRLGLVLAAGGEFAFVVFKIGRDQGLFEARLYDLLVLTITLSMAVTPLLLLAMARWLKGKTVAREVPEEYRDIESDNPRVVIAGMGRMGQIVARILRAQNISFVALDTSVETIEFTRSFGNAPVFYGDPLRPEILRAAKVDQAEFFVIATDDPDANIKTAELVRKLYPHMKIIARARNRQHVHRLMDVDAQAIRETFYSSLEMTRRTLVGLGLSQAQADARISRFKRHDEKVLNAQHLIYDDAVKVKQNALEARKELAELFEADRLDEEAAKN from the coding sequence ATGCCCCATGAAGGCAGCCTGTTACAGGCGGCAGTCGTGTTTCTGTTCGCCGCCGTCCTGGCTGTACCACTGGCCAAGCGGCTGCAATTGGGCGCGGTCATCGGTTACCTGATCGCGGGGGTGATCATCGGCCCCGCCGTCCTCGGCCTGATCGGCAACCCGCAAAGCGTTGCGCACATTTCCGAGCTTGGTGTGGTTTTGTTGCTGTTCATCATTGGCCTGGAGTTGTCGCCAAAACGTCTGTGGGTGATGCGTAAATCGGTGTTTGGTGTAGGCCTGGCGCAAGTGCTGGTCACCGGCGTGGTGATTGGCGCAACCGCCTTGTTCGCGTTTGGACAACCCCTTAACACCGCCGTGGTGCTGGGCCTGGGGCTTGCGTTGTCCTCAACTGCGTTCGGCCTGCAAAGCCTGGCCGAACGCAAGGAACTCAATGCGCCCCATGGGCGTCTGGCGTTCGCTATTTTGCTGTTCCAGGACATCGCCGCCATCCCCTTGATCGCGATGGTCCCGCTACTGGCCGGCGCCGGTCACGACGCCAGTTCCGGCAACTCTTTGACTCACGGCTTGCAAGTGTTGGGCGTCATCGCAATCGTGGTGATTGGCGGCCGTTACCTGCTGCGGCCGGTGTTCCGCATCGTCGCCCGGACCAAGCTTCAGGAAGTCTCCACCGCCACCGCCTTGCTGGTGGTGATCGGCACAGCATGGCTGATGGATCTGGTCGGCGTCTCGATGGCGCTGGGCGCGTTCCTCGCCGGGCTGCTGCTGGCAGACTCCGAATACCGGCATGAGATTGAGTCGCAAATCGAGCCGTTCAAAGGGTTGCTGCTGGGGCTGTTTTTTATCAGCGTCGGCATGGGTGCGAACATCAGCCTGCTGTTCAGCACCCCCGTCACCGTTATCGGCCTGACGCTGTTGCTGATCGCACTGAAACTGCCGCTATTGTTTATCGTCGGCAGGCTGGCCGGAGGCCTCGGTAAACAGAGCGCATTGCGCCTGGGCCTGGTGTTGGCAGCAGGCGGCGAGTTCGCGTTTGTGGTGTTCAAGATCGGCCGTGATCAAGGGCTGTTTGAAGCGCGGCTATACGACCTGCTGGTGCTGACCATTACCTTGTCGATGGCCGTGACGCCCTTGCTGTTGCTGGCGATGGCGCGGTGGTTGAAGGGTAAAACGGTGGCCAGGGAAGTCCCTGAGGAATACCGCGATATCGAGTCCGACAACCCGCGCGTGGTCATCGCAGGCATGGGTCGGATGGGGCAGATAGTGGCGCGGATTCTGCGTGCGCAAAATATCTCGTTCGTGGCGCTCGACACGTCGGTTGAAACCATCGAGTTCACGCGCAGCTTCGGCAATGCTCCGGTGTTTTACGGCGACCCTTTGCGCCCGGAAATCCTGCGGGCGGCGAAGGTCGATCAGGCTGAGTTTTTCGTCATCGCGACCGACGATCCAGACGCCAATATCAAAACCGCCGAACTGGTACGCAAGCTCTACCCGCACATGAAAATCATCGCCCGGGCACGCAACCGCCAACACGTGCATCGCCTTATGGATGTGGACGCTCAGGCCATTAGGGAAACGTTCTATTCGAGCCTGGAGATGACTCGGCGCACGCTGGTTGGCCTGGGTTTGAGCCAGGCCCAGGCCGATGCACGCATCAGCCGGTTCAAACGCCACGATGAGAAAGTGCTCAACGCCCAACACTTGATTTACGACGACGCAGTCAAGGTCAAGCAAAACGCTTTGGAGGCGCGCAAGGAGCTCGCCGAACTGTTCGAAGCCGACCGACTCGACGAGGAAGCGGCAAAAAACTGA